The bacterium genome includes the window GGAGATGATGTCCAAGCAGAAGTTTGAGCGGACCAAGCCGCACGTTAACGTTGGGACGATCGGTCACGTTGATCACGGCAAGACGACGTTGACGGCCGCGATCACGAAGTGTCTCGCCCATTCCGGCGGTGCGACCTTTGTGCCTTTCGACGAGATCGACAAGGCTCCCGAGGAGCGTGAGCGCGGAATCACCATCGCCACGGCCCACGTGGAG containing:
- a CDS encoding GTP-binding protein, giving the protein MSKQKFERTKPHVNVGTIGHVDHGKTTLTAAITKCLAHSGGATFVPFDEIDKAPEERERGITIATAHVE